The Myxosarcina sp. GI1 nucleotide sequence TTGGAAACCTCTGTAAAGGACATTCTTCCGTCGATTTTCAGTAACCCAATAATGTCGCGATCGAGATCGTCAAGGGCGAATGGAGTAGTAAAACTAGAATTACTTTGAGTCATAGTGCTGAAAAAACGCAATTTTAAAACCTATTTATTGCTAATTTAGCAGATAAACAAACTTCTATTAATATTGTATTAAAAACAACTTTTTTTACTTACTACTTTCTTTAGGATGAAGTTCAGAGGTTAAGGTTCTAGTGATTTATTGGGCTAGTACTTTGAATATGCAATAGCTGCAAGCTTCGCATTGAACGGGCGTAAGTTCGAGGTTTCCTCGAACTGTTGACCGCCCGATGATTTTATATTTATAGCTCAAGATCGATACTCATCTGAAAGCATCTCTGCAAATGATTGTCAGTGTTTTAAGCCAAACCCTAACCGTTTGAAAACCTAGCTATTGAGGATGCGATCGTGCTTAACGAAACTCCCATCTACGACTCAGTTCTTTACAACGCTTGGCATATAGTGGCTTTAGCAGATCGGGTTAAAGCCGAGCGACCGCTACAGGTTCATTTATTAGGTGAAACAATTGCCCTTTGGAGAACTCAAGACAAGCTTGTTGCCTGTCAAGATCGCTGCCCGCATCGGGGGGTGTCTCTCTCAATGGGGTGGATCGACGACAACAGTGCGTTGGTTTGTCCTTATCATGCAATGTCCTTCGACTCGCAAGGATACTGCACCCGAATTCCTGCGGATCTCAAGATCGAGTCTTTTCCCAAAGCTGCTAATCTTCATATCTATAAAGTTAAAGAAAAATACGGTTTTGTCTGGGTAGCTTTGGGCGAACCAGATCGCGAGATTCCAGTGTTTCCAGAGTGGGATCGGGCTGATGCCATTACGTTTCAATGCGGTCCTTATTTTATTAATGCGAGTGCGCCGCGCATCGTGGAAAACTTTGTCGATATTGCTCACTTTCCATTCACTCACAAAGACCTTCTGGGCGATCCAGAGTTCCCAGAGGTACCAAACTACAAATTGGTAGTAGGAACTGAGGAGATTAGTGCAGAAGACATTCACTTTTATCAACCCAACCCAGAAGGGACGGGCGAAGCAAAATCTGTCTCGTATGTCTACAAAATTGTTCGACCGCTAGCAGCTTGTTTTCGTAAGGGAGAGGACAGCAAGCAGTTTTCAATTTTTATGGTTGTGACCCCTGTGGAAGAAACCCGCAGCATCGCTTGGTTGGGAGTAGCTCGCAACTATTCGCCAGAAATCTCTAATGATGAACTACAAACCTTTCAAGATGAAGTCATGGCACAAGATATACCGATGGTCGAGTCTCAGCGTCCACAAAAGCTACCCTTGAACTTGCAACAAGAGTTTCATTTTCCCTGCGACAAAATGTCGATCGCCTATCGTAAATGGCTCAAGCAACTCGGTCTTCAGTTTGGTACTTGCTAATCCAGATTCTCGTAGTGCTTCCAAAAATTATCGTTAACTCAGTTTTTTCAATTCAAAAATTATTCAATCAAAAATAAATAACCATGAGTAAGTTAGCAGAACCAATTATCAAAGAGCGATCGCCACAAAAAGAGGAAGATTTTCCTTTAACTTCTGTACCGCTTAGTGCGAGAAAATCTATCTGGTCTTTAGGACCGCTATTAATCGGTTTTACCCTCTATTCGGGAACTCTGTTCGGTGGCGGTTTAGTAGGTCCCAATTTCCGCTTTTTCCCCGATTTATTCGGTCTGATTGTGTTGGGGAGTCTAATTCTTGGTTTGTATGCATCAGGCTTGGGTTATATTTCAGCTAAGACGGGTTTGAGTACCGTACTGATGGCGCGCTATAGCTTTGGCGAATTTGGTTCGCGTTGGGTGGATTTTATTCTCGGTTTTACTCAAATTGGTTGGTATGCTTGGGGTTCGGCTTTAATTGCCGATCTATTAATCAAGCTCGCTGGTGTACCTCAATCTCTCAACTGGCTGTTGATTGTCATTGCTACCTATCTTTTTTGCGTCACGGCATATATAGGCTATAAAGCGATGGACTGGTTGAGTCGCCTCGCAGTTCCTGCCATGATTATTTTGATGCTTTGGAGTCTGTCTATCGCATGGGGAGATATTGGCGGTTATAGCCAACTGCAAGCTCTTCAGCCAGCAGGAGAAATGGGAGTTGGTGAAGCTTTAACCGTCATTGTCGGTACTTTTATCTCAGGTGGGACACAAGTAACTAACTGGACTCGTTTTGCCAGTTCGCCAAATACGGGGTTCTGGGCGACTTTTAGTGCTTTTTTCCTGGCAAATGGTTTTTTGGTTTTTAGCGGTGCTTTTTGTGCTTTGGTCTATGGTAACGAAGATATCGTCCAGGTCATGGCGCAACAAGGTTTGTTGTTTTGGGGGTTGGGGCTATTTCTGCTAAATATGTGGACGACTCAAGATAATACGATCTATGCTTTTTCTGTGGCAGGAGCGCATATGTTTCGTACTTCTAAAAGGACTTTATTTGTTCTCGGCGGTGCTACCTTTGCTTTAGCTTTATCTCTAGGCGGTATTTATGAAGCGTTAGTTCCCTATCTAGTTTCATTAGGAGCTTTTATTCCCCCTATTGGTGGGATCTTGATGGCAGATTTTTGGCTGTATCGTCAAGATGGGTTCGATTTGGAACGAAAACAACCAAACTTCAACTGGGCTGGGATAATTGCCTATATTGTAGCTAGTGCGATCGCCTATTTTACTCCTGGAATTAAACCAATTAACGGCATCATTGCTGCGGCTTTGATTTATTGGCTTTTAAGTTCTTTGCTCAATAAGAAGCAAACACAACCAGCTAATCGAATATAGTCAATCTTATTAAGTTGTATTAACAACAACAGTATCATCTTCTAGATTTGAGCTATTTTTGTAAAAATAAATTGAATAGTAAAATCTACTCAGGAGAGTTCTAGCAACAAGAGCATATTCTCGCTAGACACCGAAGGCGAAGCCCAAGAACGCTCAGGTTTGGTTACTGAATAGATTTAAATATCTGGAGAGTGCTGTTAAGTGCAGCGACCGAAGGGGCAAATAGACGAGAAGCTAGAGTAAATTCTCGTTTGTGAATCTCTCAGGTAAAAGGACAGAGGGGGCAGCAAAAGCTTGCTGTCTGGAAAACCGAAAACTTTTACAGGAGAGACTTATGCAAGTTTGCGTTTTAGGTGCTGGAGTAGTTGGCGTTACTACAGCTTGGTATTTACAACAGCAAGGTTATAAAGTTACGGTTATCGATCGCCAATCGGGAGCGGGACTAGAAACTAGTTTTGCTAACGGCGGTCAAATTTCCGTTTCTCATGCCGAACCATGGGCAAACCCTCGTACTCCAGCCAAAATATTGAAGTGGCTATTGCGAGAAGATGCACCGCTTTTGTTTCGTCTCAAAGCAGATCTCAGACAATGGCTGTGGGGACTTAATTTTCTACGGGAGTGTACTCCCGCTCGCGCTCGCCATAATCTAACTCAGTTACTTAGCTTAGGCACTTTTAGCCGCAATACCTTACAAGCCTTGAGAGCGCAGACAGGAATAGAATACGACTGTTTGAATAAGGGAATTCCACACTTCTACACCAGTTCTCAAGAGTTTGAAGCGGCGGTCGAGGTAACCCAACTAATGCAAGAATTCGGCTGCGGTCGCCAAGTAATGACTCCAGAACAAGCAGTGCAGATCGAACCTGCTTTGCAGACGGTAAGAGACAAGATTGTCGGCGCGACCTACACCGCTGCCGACGAGTCGGGAGATGCCCATCAGTTTACGCAAAATCTAGCAAAGCTCTGCCAAAAACGAGGAACGGAGTTTCTTTGGAATACTTGTGTCCATACCTTAGAAACTGGAGATGAAGGCAAGCTCGACGGTATCCAAATTACGCGCTCCAACGGTACTCGTGAAACTCTCAGACCAGATCTGTGCGTGGTGGCGATGGGTAGCTATAGTTCCTTACTACTAAGCCCTTTAGGAATCAATTTGCAAATTTATCCCGTCAAAGGGTATTCGGCTACTTTTCAGGTAGAACGTGAAGAACTAGCCTACACCACTAGCCTAACCGATGATGAATACAAATTGGTGTTTTCACGGCTAGGCGATCGCTTGCGAGTTGCTGGTACGGCAGAGCTAAATGGCTATAATTTGGCACTAAATACGGTTCGCTGTGAAGCGATTGTCAATCGGGTAATGGAACTGTTTCCAGGAGCGATTACGCTCGCATCAGTCCAATTCTGGACGGGATTGCGTCCTTCGACTCCTTCTAATCTGCCCTATATCGGTACAACACGTTATTCCAACTTGTTTGTCAATACGGGACACGGCACCTTGGGCTGGACTCATGCCTGTGGCTCGGGAAAAGCGATCTCCGATATTATTACAGGTCGGCAGCCTGAAGTAAACTTTGAATTTAAGCAAAATCTGTAGGCGATGTTCTAAAGTTGTTGGTGAGCTACTTAACTTAGCTCGACTTTATCTATTTTAAGAAAAAAGCGAGATGGAAATAGCGATTGAAGTCAGTCATCAACTACATCTTCTAGTCGATACTCTCGGATTGTTGTTAATTGTTATAGTTATCGCAGCTAATCTGGCAGAGAACAGAAGAGTTGTTAGATTACTAGAGCTAGTTAAAGACAAAAGTTTCCTCGACTTGAGAAGATTTTCACGATCGGATTCGAGATAATTACAATTTAGGGCTAGAAGTGGTAAAACGTACTTAGAAAAAAAGATTCAAAGTTCTACCTTGGCGTTGGAGAGTGGAGCGAGCATTTGCTTGGTCGATCGCCGATGGCGATCGACTATGGATTATAAAGTTCTAACTAAAACAACCAATGCATTGCAGGAGATTCCCCCAGAATTATAGCAGCCAAGTTTGCCGTATCGAGATAACTCAATCCCAGGCTATAGAAAGCGGTGTATCATTCGAGCCTGTTGCTCCCTAAAACCGAACAGCTAGACGACGATCCCTAGACTGTCATTGCCGAAGATTACATACAAGGAATGGGTTTTGAAGGCAGTCAATATGTAGTCTATTGCCATGGCGACAAAGACCACGACCACATTCATATCGTCGCCAGCCGCATTAGGATTACCGATGGGACAATGATAAACAATATTTGGGATTATGTCAGAAGCGAAAAACTAATTCGAGAATTAGAATTTTACCCAAAACGTTTTAGGTAGTTATATTTTTTTGACTTTTTTCTGCCGTTCCAGAAAGTTCGTTTGGTAGTTCTCTCTCTCTCGATCTTAACGATCTAATATTTTTCGGGCTTTGAACGAAAGATTTACTTTTAGAAAAAAATTGTCGTCAAAATTGGTTCGAGCTTGTAAGATAGCGATTGATGATAAGTAATAATAGTAAAAAATTAACTAGATGACCAAGACAATAGCCTTATTTAATCAATCTGGTGGAGTAGGCAAAACTACTTTAACAATGAATTTAGGTTATCATCTAGGGCAAAGAAATAATCGAGTGTTACTAGCGGATATCGATCCTCAAGCATCTTTAACGACATTTATGGGAATAGATCCTGAAGAACTCGATAAAACTATTTATGAATCAATAGTTGATGAGGAGCCGCTACAAATCATCGAAGGGATTAACGGTTTGGATTTAGTTCCAGCCAACATAAATTTAAGTGCTGCCGAACTAGAACTAGTATCTAGCTTAATGCGAGAAGTACGATTAAAAAATGCCCTTGATGGTATTGCTGACAACTATGACTTCATTTTGATTGATTGCCCTCCTTCTTTAGGAATTCTTACTGTTTTAAGTTTGGTAGCTGCAACTCACGTATTAGTTCCTATTCAAACTCAATTTAAATCTTTTCAGGGAACAGATTTGCTGTTGAATACAGTTGCTAGACTGCGTAAAGCAGCAAATCGCAATCTTAAAATAGCTGGTTTTATTCCCACTATGTTTGATGGTCGTACTGCTCAAGAAACTAGAACTTATAAGGCAATTAAAGAGCAACTTTCACCATTAGCTACAGTTTACGAACCAATTCCTCGTTCTGTAGTTTTTCCCGATGCTAGTGAGAAACGAATACCTTTAGCGTTATATCAACCCAAGCATCCTGCTATCAAAGTAATTAACAAAATCGTCAAAAAACTGGAACAATTATGACTCAGACTAAAAAAAAAGAACAACCTTATACCAGCAAATTACGTGGAGTTGCGGCATTATTAGAAAGCACAACTTCAGAAGAAGTAATAGCAACTAAAGCAGCAGAATTAATTCCAATAGATCGAGTTCATCAATCTAATTCTCAGCCTCGTCGTTATTTCGATCCGATAAAGCAAGAACAGTTAGAAGCTTCTGTAAATCAACACGGAATTTTAGAACCCTTACTAGTTAGACCGATTGAGTTAGAGCAATACGAGATAGTCGCTGGAGAACGACGTTTTTTGGCAGCTAAAGCAATAGGACTGTCTAAAGTTCCTGTTGTCGTTAAGCAATTAACCGATGTCGAAGCAATGCAGATTGCTTTGATTGAAAATTTGCAACGAGCCGAACTTAATCCTCTAGAAGAAACCGAAGGAATTCTTCAGTTGTTATCAATCGAAACAGAACTTTCTAAAGACGAATTGGTTTTGTTACTCTATAAGATGCAAAATGAAGCTAAAGGAAAAGTTACCCAAAACGTTTTAGGTAGTCCAGTAAGTGAAAAAGTTATTGAGCTTTTTGAGAGCTTGGG carries:
- a CDS encoding relaxase/mobilization nuclease domain-containing protein, with translation MAEDYIQGMGFEGSQYVVYCHGDKDHDHIHIVASRIRITDGTMINNIWDYVRSEKLIRELEFYPKRFR
- a CDS encoding aromatic ring-hydroxylating dioxygenase subunit alpha — its product is MLNETPIYDSVLYNAWHIVALADRVKAERPLQVHLLGETIALWRTQDKLVACQDRCPHRGVSLSMGWIDDNSALVCPYHAMSFDSQGYCTRIPADLKIESFPKAANLHIYKVKEKYGFVWVALGEPDREIPVFPEWDRADAITFQCGPYFINASAPRIVENFVDIAHFPFTHKDLLGDPEFPEVPNYKLVVGTEEISAEDIHFYQPNPEGTGEAKSVSYVYKIVRPLAACFRKGEDSKQFSIFMVVTPVEETRSIAWLGVARNYSPEISNDELQTFQDEVMAQDIPMVESQRPQKLPLNLQQEFHFPCDKMSIAYRKWLKQLGLQFGTC
- a CDS encoding D-amino acid dehydrogenase — encoded protein: MQVCVLGAGVVGVTTAWYLQQQGYKVTVIDRQSGAGLETSFANGGQISVSHAEPWANPRTPAKILKWLLREDAPLLFRLKADLRQWLWGLNFLRECTPARARHNLTQLLSLGTFSRNTLQALRAQTGIEYDCLNKGIPHFYTSSQEFEAAVEVTQLMQEFGCGRQVMTPEQAVQIEPALQTVRDKIVGATYTAADESGDAHQFTQNLAKLCQKRGTEFLWNTCVHTLETGDEGKLDGIQITRSNGTRETLRPDLCVVAMGSYSSLLLSPLGINLQIYPVKGYSATFQVEREELAYTTSLTDDEYKLVFSRLGDRLRVAGTAELNGYNLALNTVRCEAIVNRVMELFPGAITLASVQFWTGLRPSTPSNLPYIGTTRYSNLFVNTGHGTLGWTHACGSGKAISDIITGRQPEVNFEFKQNL
- a CDS encoding ParB/RepB/Spo0J family partition protein is translated as MTQTKKKEQPYTSKLRGVAALLESTTSEEVIATKAAELIPIDRVHQSNSQPRRYFDPIKQEQLEASVNQHGILEPLLVRPIELEQYEIVAGERRFLAAKAIGLSKVPVVVKQLTDVEAMQIALIENLQRAELNPLEETEGILQLLSIETELSKDELVLLLYKMQNEAKGKVTQNVLGSPVSEKVIELFESLGKLSWESFVSSRLPLLKLPPEILTVLEQGKIEYTKAKTIGRVKDKTFRKQLIEEAIASSLSLSQIRARINDFQPKSQQEAIFYRLDSAYKRVKKSKKLLLSNPKKQKKLDSLLTQIENLISE
- a CDS encoding ParA family protein, with the translated sequence MTKTIALFNQSGGVGKTTLTMNLGYHLGQRNNRVLLADIDPQASLTTFMGIDPEELDKTIYESIVDEEPLQIIEGINGLDLVPANINLSAAELELVSSLMREVRLKNALDGIADNYDFILIDCPPSLGILTVLSLVAATHVLVPIQTQFKSFQGTDLLLNTVARLRKAANRNLKIAGFIPTMFDGRTAQETRTYKAIKEQLSPLATVYEPIPRSVVFPDASEKRIPLALYQPKHPAIKVINKIVKKLEQL
- the codB gene encoding cytosine permease: MSKLAEPIIKERSPQKEEDFPLTSVPLSARKSIWSLGPLLIGFTLYSGTLFGGGLVGPNFRFFPDLFGLIVLGSLILGLYASGLGYISAKTGLSTVLMARYSFGEFGSRWVDFILGFTQIGWYAWGSALIADLLIKLAGVPQSLNWLLIVIATYLFCVTAYIGYKAMDWLSRLAVPAMIILMLWSLSIAWGDIGGYSQLQALQPAGEMGVGEALTVIVGTFISGGTQVTNWTRFASSPNTGFWATFSAFFLANGFLVFSGAFCALVYGNEDIVQVMAQQGLLFWGLGLFLLNMWTTQDNTIYAFSVAGAHMFRTSKRTLFVLGGATFALALSLGGIYEALVPYLVSLGAFIPPIGGILMADFWLYRQDGFDLERKQPNFNWAGIIAYIVASAIAYFTPGIKPINGIIAAALIYWLLSSLLNKKQTQPANRI